The following are encoded in a window of Flavobacterium psychrotrophum genomic DNA:
- the rmuC gene encoding DNA recombination protein RmuC, which yields MPETLTLLLSFIIALAIGVFIGKTIFTSKASADQKVAEERHNSQLTFIEQLKTQAANEKVVVDKQITLIQQERDTLRQAKDALGMQLTKKEADFDNLLERMREQRQETDELREKFTKEFENLANKILEEKSTKFTEQNHQNLKTILGPLAEKIQLFERKVEDTHKESIDYHAALRQQIVGLREMNETMSRETLNLTRALKGDTKMQGNWGELILERVLEKSGLEKDREYYVQQSHATEDGSRVQPDVVINLPDGKKMIVDSKVSLVSYERYINEEDDPLRLVHLKEHVNSIRRHIDQLSAKNYHDLYGMESPDFVLLFIPMEPAFAVALNEDASLYNKAFERNIVIVTPSTLLATLRTIDSMWTNQKQQENALEIARQAGALYDKFEGFVGDLINVGKKMEEGKKAYEGAMGKLVDGRGNIITSIEKLKKMGAKAKKSLPENIINRALQQEEEGLFENGANELLNP from the coding sequence ATGCCCGAAACCCTTACCCTGCTCCTCTCCTTTATCATCGCCTTAGCCATAGGTGTATTTATAGGAAAAACAATTTTTACCTCTAAAGCGTCGGCTGACCAAAAAGTAGCCGAAGAGCGCCACAACAGCCAATTAACCTTTATAGAGCAGCTTAAAACGCAGGCTGCTAACGAAAAGGTGGTGGTTGATAAACAAATTACACTGATACAACAGGAGCGCGACACGCTGCGCCAGGCAAAAGATGCCCTGGGTATGCAGCTTACAAAAAAGGAAGCTGATTTTGATAACCTCCTGGAGCGTATGCGCGAGCAACGACAGGAAACTGATGAACTGCGCGAAAAATTCACGAAAGAGTTTGAGAACCTTGCCAATAAAATACTGGAAGAGAAATCGACCAAATTTACCGAGCAAAATCACCAAAACCTGAAAACAATACTAGGGCCACTTGCCGAGAAGATACAGCTTTTTGAGCGAAAGGTAGAAGATACCCATAAAGAGAGTATTGACTACCATGCCGCACTGCGCCAGCAGATAGTGGGGCTTCGCGAAATGAACGAAACCATGAGCCGCGAAACGTTAAACCTTACCCGTGCCCTTAAAGGCGATACCAAGATGCAGGGTAACTGGGGCGAACTTATACTGGAGCGCGTACTCGAAAAATCGGGGCTTGAAAAAGACCGTGAGTACTATGTACAGCAAAGCCACGCTACCGAAGATGGCAGCCGCGTGCAGCCCGACGTGGTTATTAACCTGCCCGACGGCAAAAAGATGATTGTAGACAGTAAGGTATCTTTAGTGTCTTATGAACGTTATATTAATGAAGAAGATGATCCGCTAAGGCTGGTACACCTTAAAGAGCACGTAAACTCTATCCGTCGTCATATCGACCAGCTAAGTGCTAAAAACTACCATGATCTTTACGGTATGGAGAGCCCAGATTTTGTGCTGCTTTTCATACCTATGGAGCCCGCATTTGCCGTTGCCCTTAACGAAGATGCATCATTATACAATAAGGCATTTGAGCGTAATATTGTTATTGTTACCCCAAGTACACTATTGGCTACCCTGCGCACCATAGATAGTATGTGGACCAACCAGAAGCAGCAGGAAAACGCATTGGAAATTGCGCGCCAGGCCGGTGCCCTTTATGATAAATTCGAGGGTTTTGTAGGCGACCTTATTAACGTGGGCAAAAAAATGGAAGAAGGTAAAAAGGCTTATGAAGGCGCTATGGGCAAGCTTGTAGACGGCCGTGGCAACATTATTACCTCTATCGAAAAGCTGAAAAAGATGGGTGCCAAAGCCAAAAAATCGCTACCCGAAAACATTATTAACCGTGCCCTGCAACAGGAAGAAGAAGGCTTGTTTGAAAATGGCGCAAACGAATTGCTTAATCCATGA
- a CDS encoding nuclear transport factor 2 family protein: protein MDTKQQIEALELRLIAAMKTSNVPELDVLLADNLIFTNHNGHLVTKQDDLETHRSGNLEIYSIDTSAQLIEVLNDTTAIVSVVKDLSSDYDGHISVGIFRFTRVWHNSGGQWQVVAAHSSQLVS, encoded by the coding sequence ATGGATACCAAACAACAAATTGAAGCTTTAGAACTGCGCCTTATTGCCGCCATGAAGACCAGTAACGTACCTGAACTGGATGTACTCCTTGCTGATAATCTTATTTTTACGAACCATAACGGGCATCTTGTAACTAAGCAGGACGACCTTGAAACCCACCGCAGCGGTAACCTCGAAATATATAGCATAGATACCAGTGCACAACTTATAGAAGTATTAAACGACACCACAGCCATAGTATCTGTAGTTAAAGACCTTAGCAGTGATTATGATGGGCATATTTCGGTAGGCATATTCCGCTTTACAAGGGTGTGGCACAATAGTGGTGGGCAATGGCAGGTAGTTGCGGCACATTCAAGCCAGTTGGTTTCTTAA
- a CDS encoding erythromycin esterase family protein yields MHRLFCTFLILFFINVNAQNNGVVSWINTNAIVIEDAKPDTQLTTFAQNVPQKFKDARVFGFGEASHHGKEFFDIKAKFFKYLVEHQGVRVFVMEESYQAERGINEWITGGAGDKDSVLKNFGQAIWYTNEVFELLQWMRNYNQGKPRREQVRFYGMDNQFGGEINKRLRDYIKKNNIAVDDNVLAAADSCATVKFGVQTKEWGKNIQSKLQQLKKVLEQNKERLITANAYEYNDMLRGLGYLEKYAVFLQGMYSQYRDRDMFENVLQILEIEGENSKAFIWAHNEHVNKQNLHGSNRLESLGSRLKQHFKDGYYATGFDFGTGELKGYAFKNGQITGKVYNKLNAPYNDTFAQTLFLARPDVYLIDMATAEKDPVAAKFFSTKMKQIMLGGPGFDPEKPTFYSRKYTEVYDGLIFVKTISPAKY; encoded by the coding sequence ATGCACAGATTATTCTGCACTTTCCTTATCCTGTTTTTTATCAACGTCAATGCCCAGAATAACGGGGTTGTTTCCTGGATAAATACAAATGCCATTGTTATAGAAGATGCGAAGCCTGATACACAACTAACCACCTTTGCCCAAAATGTGCCTCAAAAGTTTAAAGATGCCCGCGTGTTTGGATTTGGCGAGGCATCGCACCACGGTAAAGAATTTTTTGACATTAAGGCGAAATTCTTTAAATACCTCGTAGAACATCAGGGCGTTCGGGTTTTTGTAATGGAAGAAAGCTACCAGGCAGAACGCGGCATTAACGAATGGATAACCGGTGGTGCCGGAGATAAAGACAGTGTGCTCAAAAACTTTGGGCAGGCTATATGGTACACTAATGAGGTGTTTGAACTGTTGCAATGGATGCGCAATTATAACCAGGGCAAGCCACGCCGGGAACAGGTACGCTTTTATGGTATGGATAACCAGTTTGGCGGGGAAATTAATAAAAGGCTGCGCGACTATATAAAAAAGAACAATATTGCTGTTGACGACAATGTATTGGCTGCCGCTGATAGTTGTGCTACCGTAAAATTTGGAGTGCAGACGAAGGAATGGGGTAAAAATATACAGTCAAAATTACAACAGCTAAAAAAAGTATTAGAGCAAAACAAAGAAAGGCTCATCACAGCCAACGCATATGAGTATAATGATATGCTGCGCGGACTGGGTTACCTTGAAAAATATGCTGTTTTTTTACAAGGGATGTACAGCCAGTACCGCGACAGGGATATGTTTGAAAACGTTTTACAGATACTTGAAATAGAAGGGGAAAACAGTAAAGCTTTTATATGGGCACATAATGAGCATGTTAATAAGCAGAATCTACATGGCAGTAACAGACTTGAAAGTCTTGGCAGCAGGCTTAAGCAACATTTTAAGGATGGCTATTATGCAACGGGCTTCGATTTTGGTACCGGCGAACTGAAAGGCTATGCATTTAAAAATGGTCAGATAACGGGTAAAGTTTACAATAAGCTCAATGCGCCTTATAATGATACTTTTGCCCAGACCCTTTTCCTTGCCCGGCCTGATGTTTATCTTATAGATATGGCAACAGCCGAAAAAGATCCTGTTGCAGCAAAATTCTTTAGTACTAAAATGAAACAAATCATGCTAGGAGGCCCGGGATTTGACCCTGAAAAGCCTACATTTTATTCACGTAAGTATACTGAGGTTTATGATGGACTTATCTTTGTAAAGACTATTTCGCCTGCTAAATATTAA
- a CDS encoding YdeI/OmpD-associated family protein, with protein MAPVFFATQNDFRNWLNNHYKTETELLVGFYKKGSGKESMTWSESVDQALCFGWIDGVRRTIDDQAYSIRFTPRKARSTWSAVNIDKMEVLIKQSLVTAGGIAAYEKRTEDNSKIYSHERTEAAVLPPAMVAEFKKHQAAWDFFEAQPPGYKKVILHWITTAKQEKTQHSRFKKLLDACLQHKRLT; from the coding sequence ATGGCTCCTGTATTTTTCGCTACGCAAAACGACTTCCGTAACTGGCTCAACAACCATTATAAAACTGAAACTGAATTGCTGGTGGGCTTTTATAAGAAGGGTTCCGGTAAGGAGAGTATGACCTGGAGCGAATCTGTAGACCAGGCGTTATGTTTTGGCTGGATAGATGGCGTGCGCCGCACGATAGATGACCAGGCCTACAGCATACGCTTTACACCCCGAAAAGCCCGTAGCACCTGGAGTGCCGTAAACATCGATAAAATGGAAGTGCTTATAAAACAAAGCCTTGTTACAGCAGGGGGTATTGCCGCGTACGAAAAGCGCACGGAGGATAACAGCAAGATTTACTCGCACGAGCGTACTGAAGCTGCTGTATTACCACCAGCCATGGTTGCCGAGTTTAAAAAGCACCAAGCTGCATGGGATTTCTTTGAAGCCCAGCCTCCCGGTTATAAAAAAGTCATCCTCCACTGGATTACCACCGCAAAGCAGGAGAAGACGCAACACAGCCGTTTTAAAAAACTGCTCGATGCCTGCCTGCAACATAAACGACTTACATAA
- a CDS encoding DUF2752 domain-containing protein produces MIQNTIYAKAFKTVWIIYSALALLTLLVSVCVSKELILQASPTCYSIRQFGKPCFMCGATRSFIQMGKGNLNEALNYNRLAVVLFIIFIVNSIIFTYYTTTYITTIFFKQKITT; encoded by the coding sequence ATGATACAAAATACAATTTATGCCAAAGCTTTTAAGACGGTATGGATAATATATTCAGCACTTGCCCTGCTTACTTTACTTGTATCTGTATGCGTATCAAAAGAGTTAATACTGCAAGCTTCGCCCACTTGCTACAGCATAAGGCAGTTTGGCAAACCGTGCTTTATGTGCGGTGCAACCCGAAGCTTTATACAAATGGGAAAGGGCAACTTAAACGAGGCGCTTAATTACAACAGGCTTGCCGTAGTACTATTTATAATTTTTATAGTAAACAGCATTATTTTTACATATTACACAACAACTTACATAACAACCATTTTTTTTAAACAAAAGATTACAACATGA
- a CDS encoding HAD family hydrolase, translated as MNLKVIAFDADDTLFINEPYFEEAEKAFCILMEDYLSHQGISKEVFRIQIQNLPLYGYGIKAYTLSLVETAISISGGTITNKHITRILDLGKDLLQKPIELIDGVEETLKSLSSKYKLVVATKGDLKDQQRKLHDSGLGPYFHHIEVMAEKEAVNYEKLLKRLDIESHEFMMIGNSLKSDVLPVLEIGGYACHIPFHTTWAHERIDFEVEHANFKAIKDVREVLNLFQV; from the coding sequence ATGAATTTAAAAGTAATCGCCTTTGATGCCGATGATACCCTGTTTATAAACGAACCTTATTTTGAGGAAGCCGAAAAAGCATTTTGCATACTGATGGAAGACTACCTGAGCCATCAGGGAATAAGCAAAGAGGTATTCAGGATACAGATACAAAACCTGCCATTATACGGTTATGGCATTAAAGCCTATACACTAAGCCTTGTAGAAACTGCCATAAGCATATCTGGCGGTACCATTACTAACAAGCACATTACACGTATACTCGACCTGGGAAAAGACCTGCTACAAAAACCTATTGAACTTATTGATGGGGTAGAGGAAACCCTTAAATCATTGAGTAGTAAATATAAGCTGGTGGTAGCTACTAAAGGCGACCTTAAAGACCAGCAACGCAAACTACACGACAGCGGCCTTGGCCCTTACTTTCATCATATCGAGGTAATGGCAGAGAAAGAAGCTGTTAATTATGAAAAGCTATTAAAGCGTCTTGATATAGAGTCGCATGAATTTATGATGATAGGCAATTCGCTTAAAAGCGATGTACTGCCCGTACTGGAAATAGGTGGCTATGCCTGCCATATTCCGTTTCATACTACGTGGGCGCACGAGCGTATCGACTTTGAGGTGGAGCACGCCAACTTTAAGGCAATCAAAGATGTTCGGGAAGTGTTGAATTTGTTTCAGGTTTAA
- a CDS encoding tetratricopeptide repeat-containing sensor histidine kinase, which produces MRTTTAFILFLLLFPVMHIAAQDTVKKAKKAVPYKGKEVSAETGDIATGKKEEVDIAEAYEKLGTSAESKEYYSRAEGYYKKALNLYTTRKDKDAIARLTRSIAKVQEQQNKLNAAAKNYKTAGEVSSSNSLEEKLNANDYNRLKNSASPAEQDKYVRSNIKLLEKDNKKEEAAEAYEQKANISLKNNNNDDAINSFKKAITYTDKSDKVAEINSKLAKVFVADERYDEAIAATQDLLESARAHNDYTAQISNLQTLSDIYFKKSSENEGLAALKEAYYLAVNNGKIMQASKSLDGLLKYYRTQGNVSEITRLYDHFFGQLENLIKHDSSLVDAKKYQLTEQKIKQLEQEKVFKDELISRKNVFNYFLLGSMVLLLILSGFIFKSLSSIKVKNKEIALQSLRREMNPHFIFNSLNSVNQFISQNNELEANKFLTSYSNLMRNVMENSNRDFVLLNKEVEQLQKYLALEHMRFSEKFDYTITVDEHLDPDTTYVPNMVLQPHLENAIWHGLRYRDEKGLLLLNFTLERDLVKVSISDNGIGITKSRELKTDNQKMHESRGITNTKERIALLSQLYKKDILLLVTEKQLPETGVVVTITFPLIHQI; this is translated from the coding sequence ATGCGTACCACAACCGCCTTTATTTTGTTCCTGCTGCTGTTTCCCGTTATGCACATAGCGGCGCAGGACACTGTTAAAAAAGCTAAGAAGGCTGTACCTTATAAAGGCAAAGAGGTTTCTGCTGAAACCGGCGACATAGCTACAGGCAAGAAAGAAGAGGTAGATATTGCCGAAGCCTATGAAAAACTGGGTACCAGTGCCGAATCTAAAGAATACTATTCGAGGGCAGAGGGATACTATAAAAAGGCTCTTAACCTTTACACCACCCGTAAAGATAAAGATGCCATAGCCCGCCTTACCCGAAGTATTGCCAAAGTACAGGAACAGCAGAACAAACTGAACGCCGCCGCCAAAAATTACAAAACTGCCGGTGAGGTAAGCAGCAGTAACTCTTTAGAGGAAAAACTTAATGCCAATGATTATAACCGCCTTAAAAATTCTGCCAGTCCTGCCGAGCAGGACAAGTATGTACGCTCTAACATTAAGCTTTTAGAGAAAGACAATAAAAAGGAAGAGGCCGCCGAAGCGTATGAGCAAAAAGCAAACATCAGCCTGAAGAATAACAATAACGATGATGCTATTAACAGCTTTAAAAAAGCCATTACGTATACAGATAAGTCTGATAAGGTAGCTGAAATAAACAGTAAGCTTGCTAAAGTATTTGTTGCCGACGAACGCTATGATGAAGCCATAGCCGCTACCCAGGACCTGCTGGAGAGCGCCCGTGCGCACAACGACTATACCGCCCAGATAAGCAACCTGCAAACCTTATCTGATATTTACTTTAAAAAATCCAGTGAAAATGAAGGGCTGGCTGCACTTAAAGAAGCCTACTATCTGGCTGTAAATAATGGTAAAATAATGCAGGCAAGCAAAAGCCTTGATGGTTTGTTAAAGTATTACCGCACGCAGGGCAATGTGAGTGAAATTACTAGACTATACGATCATTTTTTTGGACAGCTTGAAAACCTCATAAAGCATGATAGCAGCCTCGTAGATGCTAAAAAATACCAGCTTACAGAGCAAAAAATAAAACAACTGGAGCAGGAAAAGGTATTTAAGGATGAATTGATTTCCCGCAAAAATGTGTTCAATTATTTCCTGCTGGGGTCTATGGTTCTATTGCTTATACTGTCGGGATTCATCTTTAAATCGCTGTCTTCCATCAAAGTAAAAAATAAGGAAATAGCCCTGCAATCATTACGTCGTGAAATGAACCCGCACTTTATATTCAACAGCCTGAATAGTGTGAACCAGTTTATCTCGCAAAACAACGAACTTGAGGCTAATAAATTCCTTACTTCATACAGCAACCTGATGCGCAATGTAATGGAGAACAGTAACCGCGATTTTGTACTGCTCAATAAGGAAGTAGAGCAGCTGCAAAAGTATCTGGCACTAGAGCATATGCGCTTTAGCGAAAAGTTTGACTATACTATTACCGTTGACGAGCACCTGGATCCTGACACTACTTATGTGCCTAACATGGTATTGCAGCCGCATCTTGAAAATGCCATTTGGCACGGCCTGCGCTACAGGGATGAAAAGGGCTTGTTACTCCTAAATTTCACGCTTGAACGAGATTTGGTAAAAGTGTCAATATCGGACAATGGTATAGGAATAACAAAAAGCCGTGAACTGAAGACAGACAACCAGAAGATGCACGAAAGCAGGGGAATAACCAATACAAAAGAGCGTATTGCACTACTAAGCCAGTTGTACAAAAAGGACATTTTACTTTTAGTGACCGAAAAACAACTACCCGAAACCGGTGTTGTGGTAACCATAACCTTCCCCCTAATACACCAGATATGA
- a CDS encoding DUF6526 family protein, with product MKQQNYSNHIRWYVPHHFIFYPAMLIAMGYCACEIWCAEQDRSIWVMIGLGFAALTWLAYMVRQHYALTVQNRIVLQELRYRYFVTTGKRFEPIEEQLTEGQLFALRFAPDDELPELADRALCDQLSPDAIKKSIKNWKPDHRRV from the coding sequence ATGAAACAACAAAATTACAGCAACCACATACGGTGGTATGTACCGCACCATTTTATATTTTATCCTGCTATGCTTATTGCCATGGGCTATTGTGCCTGCGAGATATGGTGTGCAGAACAAGACCGCAGTATATGGGTAATGATAGGATTAGGTTTTGCTGCACTGACCTGGTTGGCCTATATGGTGCGCCAGCATTATGCCCTTACGGTACAAAACCGCATTGTGCTACAAGAATTGCGTTACCGCTACTTTGTAACCACTGGCAAACGTTTTGAACCCATAGAGGAACAACTTACGGAAGGCCAGCTTTTTGCGCTGCGCTTTGCTCCGGATGATGAGTTGCCTGAACTGGCAGATCGTGCCCTTTGCGATCAGCTATCTCCTGATGCGATTAAAAAGTCCATAAAAAACTGGAAACCTGACCATAGAAGAGTGTAG
- a CDS encoding acyl-CoA thioesterase, translating to MKHILSETGHRKASASKVTISELMLPSHQNFSGKIHGGYILMLMDQIAFAAASRYSGTYCVTASVDTVDFLNPIEVGELATLKACVNYVGNSSMIVGIRVTSENIQTGVVKHCNSSYFTMVAKDASGKTVTVPPLEINSHTEVRRFYNALKRISLKKERSRHEETFDHKSPEAIEGLKNYRVKLELDKS from the coding sequence ATGAAACACATACTATCTGAAACCGGGCATAGAAAAGCCAGTGCCTCTAAAGTTACCATATCTGAACTGATGCTGCCCAGCCACCAAAACTTTAGCGGAAAAATACACGGCGGCTACATACTAATGTTAATGGACCAGATTGCTTTTGCGGCAGCATCGCGCTACAGCGGTACCTACTGTGTTACCGCCAGTGTAGATACTGTAGACTTTCTTAACCCTATAGAGGTGGGCGAACTTGCCACGCTTAAGGCCTGTGTAAACTATGTGGGTAACAGTTCTATGATCGTGGGCATACGCGTTACGTCAGAAAACATACAAACCGGTGTGGTAAAGCACTGCAACTCGTCTTATTTTACTATGGTAGCTAAAGATGCAAGTGGAAAAACAGTAACCGTACCACCACTGGAAATTAACTCGCATACCGAGGTGCGCCGTTTTTACAATGCCCTTAAACGCATTAGCCTTAAAAAGGAGCGCAGCCGCCACGAAGAAACCTTTGACCACAAAAGCCCTGAAGCTATAGAAGGGCTTAAAAACTACCGTGTAAAACTGGAGTTGGATAAATCATAA
- a CDS encoding aminotransferase class I/II-fold pyridoxal phosphate-dependent enzyme translates to MVKDLFERIQKNKGPLGMWASQAEGYYVFPKLEGPLSNRMMFHGKEVINWSINDYLGLANHPEVRKVDAEAAAEYGAAYPMGARMMSGHTDWHEKLENELAAFVQKETAYLLNFGYQGMVSTIDALVSKNDVIVYDVDSHACIIDGVRLHMGKRFTYKHNDLESIEKNLERATNMAETTGGGILLITEGVFGMRGQQGKLKEIVALKEKYNFRLLVDDAHGFGTLGKTGAGAGEEQGCQDGIDVYFSTFAKSMASVGAFIAADKDVIDFLKYNLRSQMFAKALPMVLVKGALKRLDLLRTTPELKDKLWENVDYLQNGLKSRGFNIGDTNTCVTPVYLEGSIPEAMALVNDLRENYSIFLSIVVYPVIPKGIILLRMIPTATHTKQDIDETLTAYEAIREKLVNGTYKKIAEATTVDVSAE, encoded by the coding sequence ATGGTAAAAGATCTGTTTGAAAGGATTCAAAAAAATAAAGGCCCGCTGGGAATGTGGGCTTCACAGGCTGAAGGATATTATGTTTTTCCTAAACTGGAAGGCCCCCTTAGCAACCGCATGATGTTTCATGGCAAAGAGGTTATAAACTGGAGTATTAACGATTACCTTGGCCTGGCTAACCACCCTGAGGTGCGTAAAGTAGATGCCGAAGCTGCTGCAGAGTATGGTGCCGCCTACCCAATGGGGGCCCGTATGATGAGCGGACATACCGACTGGCATGAAAAACTTGAAAACGAGCTTGCTGCTTTTGTACAAAAAGAAACGGCTTACCTTTTAAACTTCGGATATCAGGGTATGGTTTCTACCATTGATGCCCTTGTAAGTAAAAATGACGTTATTGTATATGACGTAGACAGCCACGCCTGTATTATAGATGGTGTGCGCCTGCACATGGGTAAGCGTTTTACCTACAAGCATAATGATCTTGAAAGTATTGAAAAAAACCTGGAGCGTGCTACTAACATGGCCGAAACTACCGGCGGTGGTATTCTTTTAATTACCGAAGGTGTTTTTGGTATGCGTGGCCAGCAGGGTAAGCTTAAAGAAATTGTAGCCCTTAAAGAAAAATATAACTTCCGCCTTCTTGTAGACGATGCGCACGGTTTTGGTACACTGGGTAAAACCGGTGCCGGAGCAGGCGAGGAGCAGGGTTGCCAGGATGGTATAGACGTGTACTTTTCTACGTTTGCTAAATCTATGGCAAGTGTAGGTGCGTTTATTGCTGCTGATAAAGATGTTATCGACTTTTTAAAATATAACCTGCGCAGCCAGATGTTTGCCAAGGCATTGCCTATGGTACTGGTTAAAGGTGCCCTTAAGCGCCTTGACCTGTTGCGTACTACACCTGAGCTTAAAGACAAGCTTTGGGAAAATGTAGATTACCTGCAAAACGGACTTAAATCAAGAGGTTTTAATATTGGCGATACCAATACCTGCGTTACGCCTGTGTATCTTGAAGGAAGTATACCTGAAGCTATGGCGCTGGTAAACGACCTTAGAGAAAATTACAGTATCTTCCTTAGTATTGTGGTATATCCGGTTATTCCTAAAGGCATTATATTGCTTAGGATGATACCTACTGCTACACATACTAAGCAGGATATCGACGAAACGCTTACTGCTTATGAAGCTATTCGTGAGAAACTGGTAAACGGTACTTACAAAAAGATAGCTGAAGCTACTACGGTGGACGTGTCTGCAGAATAA
- a CDS encoding TM2 domain-containing protein, producing MDLIKGDASGITKTDLYILTHARYFQPHHLSYIREKLSALDESRWQQVYTTDLKDPGNIQLISLFAGNWGIDRFMIGDTGLGIGKLLTCGGFFIWTIVDWFSIVDATRLKNMERLQQALA from the coding sequence ATGGATTTAATTAAAGGCGATGCTTCAGGCATCACAAAAACAGACCTGTATATTTTAACGCACGCACGTTATTTTCAGCCGCATCATTTAAGCTACATCAGAGAAAAACTTTCTGCCCTTGATGAATCGAGGTGGCAACAGGTATATACTACAGATCTTAAAGATCCGGGCAATATACAGCTGATATCATTATTTGCAGGCAATTGGGGTATCGACCGTTTTATGATAGGCGACACCGGACTGGGTATTGGCAAGTTACTTACCTGTGGCGGTTTCTTTATCTGGACTATTGTAGACTGGTTTTCTATTGTAGATGCTACAAGGCTAAAAAACATGGAAAGGCTGCAACAGGCGCTGGCATAA
- a CDS encoding LytR/AlgR family response regulator transcription factor: MTGIKKIRSVIVEDEAAAREVLRSYLTKYCPQIEIIGEAHNSAEAIPLLHSLTPKLVFLDVEMPFGNAFDVLQACSTLQFETIFVTAFSEYSLRALNQSAAYYLLKPISIEELILAVNKVQQQINNSEIFNRNKIIVENFRETSPGLQRVILPTLEGFEVVKMEEIVRLKGNGNFTDLYLTDGSKKMACRFLKHFSDLLPLPFIRVHKSHIVNLNRVKMYNKGSYLTLDDGSEIEVSVTYKEAFLKNFK; the protein is encoded by the coding sequence ATGACCGGGATAAAAAAAATACGCAGTGTAATTGTTGAAGATGAAGCAGCCGCCCGCGAAGTATTGCGCAGCTACCTTACCAAATACTGCCCGCAGATAGAAATTATAGGCGAAGCACATAACAGCGCAGAGGCCATTCCGTTATTGCACAGCCTTACTCCTAAGCTGGTTTTTCTGGATGTGGAAATGCCCTTTGGTAATGCCTTCGATGTGTTGCAGGCCTGTAGTACGCTACAGTTTGAAACGATTTTTGTGACTGCCTTTTCAGAATATTCGCTTAGGGCGTTAAACCAGAGCGCGGCCTATTACCTGCTAAAACCCATAAGTATTGAAGAGCTTATACTGGCTGTAAACAAAGTACAGCAGCAAATAAACAACAGCGAGATTTTTAACCGCAATAAAATTATTGTAGAGAATTTCAGGGAAACATCGCCGGGATTACAGCGCGTAATACTCCCTACACTGGAAGGTTTTGAAGTTGTAAAAATGGAAGAGATTGTACGCCTTAAAGGCAATGGCAATTTTACCGACCTCTACCTTACCGATGGCTCTAAAAAAATGGCCTGTCGTTTCCTAAAGCACTTTTCAGACCTGCTACCATTGCCGTTTATACGGGTGCATAAATCGCATATTGTAAACCTCAACAGGGTAAAAATGTACAACAAAGGCAGCTACCTTACCCTTGATGACGGCAGCGAAATAGAGGTATCTGTTACCTATAAAGAAGCCTTTCTAAAAAACTTTAAGTAA